GGCTGTGAGGATGAAGCATGCCCTTCGTGAGGGCGACACGCTCGCAAGGCTGGGCGGTGACGAGTTCATCGCCGTCATGGGTGATCTGGCGAATGTCGAAGCCAGCACACCGATGCTGGAACGCCTGCTCGACGCCGCGGCGGAGCCGTTTCAGGCGAATGGTGTCGCAGCAAAGGTCTCCGCCAGCATCGGGGTCAGTTTTTTTCCTCAGATCGATGACATCGATGCCGACCAGCTCCTGCGCCAGGCCGATCAGGCCATGTACCAGGCAAAGCTGGCCGGAAAGGGGCGATATCAGCTGTTCGATGCAAGGCAGGACAGGAGCGCCCGCGACTACCACGATCAGATCGCGCAGATCCGCCTCGGACTGGAGCGGAGTGAGTTCCTGCTGTTCTATCAGCCCAAGGTCAACATGCGCACCGGCAAGGTCATCGGCCTCGAAGCGCTGATCCGCTGGCAGCACCCGATACGCGGATTGCTGTCGCCGGCTGTTTTTCTGCCACTCATCGAGGATCATCCCCTGACAGTAGACATGGGAGAGTGGGTCATCAACAGCGCACTCATCCAGATCGAAACCTGGCTTGCACAGGGTCTGGACATTCCGGTCAGCGTCAACATCGGTGCGCTGCAACTGCAGCAGCCCAACTTTATCGAACGGCTGCGCAACACACTTGCGGCGCACCCGGATGTAAAGCCGGGCAGCCTCGAACTCGAGGTACTGGAGACAAGCGCGCTGCAGGATGTTTCCAAGACATCGAGAGTCATTTCGACCTGCAGTGAAATGGGCGTCCGATTCGCACTGGACGACTTCGGTACCGGCTATTCGTCGCTCACCTACCTGATGAAGCTTCCCGCCGAGATCCTGAAGATCGACCAGAGCTTTGTGCACGACCTGCTCATGGACCCCGAAGCGCTGGCGATCCTCGAAGGCGTGATCGGGCTCGCGACTGCGTTTCAACGCCAGTCCATCGCCGAAGGCCTCGACTCGGTGGAGACCGGCATCATGCTGATGCGTCTTGGCTGCGAGCAGGCTCAAGGCTACGTGATCTCCCCGCCCATGCCGGCAGACAGGGTTCCTGACTGGGTGGCTGGATGGCAACCCGACCCGCGCTGGGCGGCCACCCGTGTGATCAGGCCCGACCAGCTCCCGCTCCTCCACGCCGAGGTTGAACACAGGGCCTGGCTTGCCGCAATCAAGGTTGCCCTCGACGGTCCGCACGCAGTGCCTCTCAGAATGTGCGTGCATCCGTGCCGCTTTGAAGCCTGGCTGGCGACCGAGCGTGGCGCTCAACTATTATTGAAATGCGGCAAGCACGAACTCCACGACATGCACCGGGCGCTCCATGATCAGGCCGAGGCGCTCGTGCTCCGGCATGAGCAGGGCGAGCGCACCGAAGAGCTTGAGCCTGAACTCGGGGTGTTTCTGAAACTGAAACACGAATTCCTGTCCTGTCTCGAAGCACTGATCTCGTCTGATGTCGTCCCGCCCGCCAGACGATAGACTGGCCGCTCGCAATAAGCTGGCGCGTCGATCTGCGGCACACAGCATTCAGGAGACTGACCGATGCAACCCAGAATCAGCATGATCACGCTCGGCGTGCGCGATATCGCGGCATCCGTCGAATTCTACGAAAAGGGCCTCGGCTTTCCCCGGCTGGAGTCCCCGCCCTCGGTTGCATTCTTCAAGCTGAACGGCACCTGGCTCGGCCTGTACGGACGCGAGGCGCTGGCCGAAGACGCGCAGGTGCCGGCCGACGGCAGCGGATTCAGTGGCTTTGCGCTGGCACACAATGTGAGCTCCGAGAAAGAAGTCGATGGGGTCATCGCCCGGGCCGTGAAGGCCGGAGCAACCCTGACCAAGAAGCCTCAGAAGGTGTTCTGGGGCGGATACAGCGGCTACTTCAAGGATCCGGACGGCCATCTGTGGGAAGTCGCGCACAATCCCTTCATGTGGGTCGGCCCCACGGACAAACCGGCATGACGAAGACCGCTCTCCGCTCTCTGCCACTGAAGGCCCGCACCCTTGCCGCTGCAGGCCTGCTGTGCTGCCTCGGCCCCCCGCTGTCGGCCATGGCGGCAGATACCCAGCAGTTTCCGGACGTGCTCGCAGCAAAGGTTCGAGCGCTCACTGCGGACCGCTTCGACTTCGACGTCACGATCTCGTCGCCCTACGACTCCCCGCAGCGCTACGCCGACGGCTTCCGGGTCACGGGCGCGGATGGCTCCGTCTATGGCGAGCGCAAGCTGTTTCACGACCACGCATCCGAGCAGCCCTTCACCCGCGACCTCTACGGTGTCGCGATTCCATCGACGCTGCGCTCCGTCCGCATTCAGGCAAGAGACCAGCGCTACGGCTATGGTGGCAAGACCTTGGAAGTCTTTTTGCCCGGACGGGACGGGAACTAGCCTCTCCGCCCGCGCCGTCCCGCACCATCGATGATTTCCGCATGAACATTCGACGATTTCGCGCTGGCGACCTGCCACACGTCATCGCGCTTTTCAGCGCATCCGTGCATGGCCTCGCCGGCGTCCACTACGACGCGCGCCAGCGCACAGCCTGGGCGCCTGCCGAGCCCGATCAGAAGCTGTGGCAAGCGCGCCTCGAGGGACAGCAGACGCTGATCGCCGAAGATGAGGGCGTGCTGACCGGCTTCATCTCCTGGGCACCAAACGGACATATCGACCTGCTGTTCACCGCCCCGCAGCATGCACGCAAGGGCATTGCCTCGGCACTGTGCACACAGGTGGAGGCTGCGCTGTCGGCCACCGGCATCACCACCGCCTTTACCGAGGCAAGCCTCGTCGCCCGCCCCTTTTTCGAGCGTCGGGGTTTCGTCATGACCGAGGCGCAGGACCTTGATCGCAACGGCGTGCGCTTCCGCCGTTACGCAATGCAGAAGACGCTCACCGCCCGCCTGCCACCGGAGATGCCACCACTGCCCGAAGCCTGATACGGCAGAATGCTTCGGCCACCATCCGGAAAAAGGCATCGCGCTCCGGGAACGTTCCCGGCCGCAAGTCCATCTGAATGTGACTTCTGGGGGGCGCAGAAAGCCTCACTGCTTCAACACGGCAGACTTGCACTCACCGTGGCACGAAGGACACACGGCATCACCACGCAGTCGTCCCCAGGAACGGACTCGACAAACAATGCGCGCCGCACCCGGAGTTCACCCCCGCAGCACACGGACCCGACGCGCCGAAACGGACGAACATACTCATGCAGAAATGGCTATTCCTTGCTGTCGCCATTGTCAGCGAAGTCATCGCGACATCGGCACTGAAGTCCTCGGACGGGTTCTCCCGGCTGTGGCCCTCGCTTCTCGTGGTCACCGGTTATGCCTCGGCATTCTATTTTCTGTCGCTGACGCTGAAGTTCATTCCGGTCGCGGTCGCCTACGCGATCTGGTCGGGCGCAGGCGTTGCCCTGATCGCGCTTATTTCGTGGCTGGTCTTCGGCGAATCGCTCGACACCCCCGCAATCATCGGGCTGCTTCTGATCATTGCAGGCGTGACCGTTCTCAACGTGTTCTCCAGGACGGTCTCGCACTGAAAGGTTTTCTGTCTTCACACGACCAATCCCCGGGACGTGCCCGCTCCACTGCAACGAGGCACCCGAACCTCCCGACTTTTTCACGCCTGCCGGAGTTAGACATGAAGTTTTCCCGACTGCTTTTCGCTTTCACCCTCGCATCCACCGTCACTGCAGCAAGCGCTGCCGACGGCCTGATCGCGCTCAAGAGCCCGCACAGCGCCAAGGAGACCATGAACCGGCTTGAGGAGCAGGTGAAGGCCAAGGGACTGAACGTCTTTGCCCGGATCGATCACGCCGCTGGCGCGGCAAAGATCGGCAAGACGCTGCGCCCCACCGAGGTTCTGATCTTCGGTAATCCGCAAGGCGGCACGCCCTTCATGGAATGCGCACAGACCGTCGGCATCGACCTGCCGCTCAAGGCCCTGGTGTGGGAGGACGCTTCGGCCCAGGTCTGGCTCGGCTACAACGATCCGGCCTACCTTGCGAAGCGCAGCGATGTGGCCGACTGCGCAGTCGTCCCGAACCTGCAGAAAGCACTCGCCGGCCTTGCGGGCGCGGCGACAGCCCCCTGATCGACGCGGGGCAGCACCACGCCTGCCACGGCTGACGAACATGCCTTGGACGGCGCTACACTTGCAGGCATGAAGATCATCTATCGCGCCAGCGACATCGTCGAGGCACACATCGTCGCCGGCATGCTTCGCGCCAACGGCATCGAGGCCCATGTGGGCGGACACTACCTGCAGGGCGGCGTCGGCGACCTGTCGCCCATGGGCTTCGCCACGGTCATGGTTGACGAGCAGGATGTCGACGCGGCACTGACGCTGGTACGCGAATACGACGAGGCCGAACCAGCAGACGACGCCTAGGCGCCGCGCGGGCCATGTCTGCCCTGGCCCGCCTTCCGACCACCGTAAGAATCCGACGCTCCGCGCGACGAAGTCTCATCGTCACAGGAGAATGGATCATGCGACCTTGCTCACAGGTGCTCATCGGCACGGCTGCGGTGCTCGCGCTGATTGGCCAGCCATCCGCCGCGGACCACTCACGGCAGGACCACGCCACCTCCAACCGCGCTCCGCAGACCTGCAGCGCTCAGAGTCCGGCAACGGTGTCGCCGCTGGTCGAGCTCTACACCTCGGAGGGCTGCAGTTCGTGCCCGCCAGCCGATCGCTGGCTGTCGCGCCTCAGGGACGATCCGGCCGTCATCGCGCTCGCCTTTCATGTGGACTACTGGGACAAGCTGGGCTGGAAGGACCGCTTCGCCAGCCCGGCCTACTCACTGCGCCAGGCACGGCAGCAAGCAGTAAACGGCGCACGCTTCAGCTATACGCCCCAGGTCGTGCTGAACGGACAGGATTACCCGCGCTGGCACGCCACGCCGAACCCGACTTCGGCAAGAACACGTACGACGGCCAGCCTTGCACTGAGCCTGTCGCACAACGGTGACGAGGTCACGGCCACCATCCTTCCGTCCGCTGGCTCACCCGCACGACTCGCCGCCTACTGGGCGGTCACCGAGGACGGGCATTTCACCGCCGTCCGGGCCGGAGAGATCCGTGGTGAAGGCCTCCGACACGATGCGGTAGTACGTGAGTATGTGCAGGTTCCCGAATGGGACGCGCAAAATGGCACTGCCCGGACGCTCAGGTTCACGCCGACGCAGGCCGAAAGCGCAGATCATCCGCGCCACATCAACCTGGTCGTCATCGACGCCGTCACCGGCAAGCCGCTGCAGGCACTCAGACTGGATTGCTGATCGTCGCGCACCGGGTGGTGCCATCCGGCGCAGGTGGCGACACGGGTCGCCGAGTCTGCCTGCGACCTCAGCCCTGGCCCCGCCTCCCACACGCCCGGCTCACGGTCGGCGGGAAGCGGCACGGTTACAGAGCAGTGGCAGCGATCACTTCAGATTCGCGTGCTCTTCGAGATAGTGCTTGAGCACCAGCTTGAGCTTGGCCGCATGCTTGTAGTCACCCTTGCTGCGTGCCTCAGCGATGTCGTCTGCGATCATCTTCTTGATCCGCTTTTCGCCGCTTGAGGTGTGCACCAGATAGCTGCCGAGTTCGACCGCGATCATCTCGGGCACATGCTCATGCTCCGCGATCGCGAGGATCTCTTCTTCGGTCAGATCAGACAGCTCGATACAGTCCTGTATGGTCAGCATGTTGTCTCCTCTTAAGATTTATTTGTAGCACGCTTCGCTTTACTATTAGGCACCGCATGGGGCTTCAGGGCATTGATCTGTCGCAAGTGCTTGCCGATGGCAGGAAAGCCTGACGCATCGTTCGACAAGGAAGACGCCCGCACCCGCTGTCAGACTGAGGACTTGAGGAAGCCCAGGTGAAGACAATCGGACTGATCGGCGGCATGAGCTGGGAATCCACCATGCCCTATTACCGGATCATCAACGAAACGGTTCGCGACCGCCTCGGGGGGCTGCATTCGGCCAGAATCGTGCTCATTTCGGTCGACTTCCACGAGATCGAACGCCTGCAGAGCAACGGACAGTGGGATGAAGCCGGCGATCTGATGGCCGATGCGGCGCGCTCGCTGGAGCTCGCCGGCGCGGATTTCATCGTGCTGTGCACGAATACCATGCACAAGGTGGCGCATGCGATTCAGTCGGCCGTTGCGATTCCGATGCTGCATATCGCCGACCCGACCGCTGCGGCGATCAAGCGCGCGGGGTTTTCCAGGGTCGGGCTGCTGGGCACGCGCTTCACCATGGAACAGGATTTCTACCGGCACCGCCTCGAAGAGCAGCACGGCATCGAGGTTCTGGTGCCGAACGACGCCGACCGCGCCGACGTTCACCGCATCATCTACGACGAACTCTGCCTCGGCACGGTCCTGCCCGCTTCGCGCACCCTCTACCGCGACATCATCACACGCCTGGTCGACCGCGGTGCAGAAGCGATCATCCTGGGATGCACCGAGATCTCCCTGCTGATCGGCGCCTCCGATGTGAAGACTCCGCTGTTCGACACCACGGCGATCCACGCCTGTCATGCTGCGGAACTCGCCCTGGGCGACGACTGATACCCTGCGCAACACGCGCGATCATCACGCGGGCAGATGCAGCAAGCCAGCGAACGAGTACGCGCCGAAGGCAGCGAGCACCAGTGCTGACACGCGATTGATCCAGCGCAACCCACCGCCGCCCATGCGGCGCGCAAGCGTCGTTGCCAGTCCCGCCAGCAAGCACCACCACAGCGCCGATCCGATGAATACACCAAGCACCAGGACCATTCCCTGCACCGTATCGCCTTGTGGAAGCCCGAGTCCGGCAAAGATGGCGGCAAACGACAGGATCGTCATTGGGTTCGACAAGGTCAGCAGCATCGTCGTCAGGTAGCCACGCCACAACCCGCCCCCCTCCGCCTCGGCAGCCTGCCGCGCCGGCACGCTGCGCCACGTCTGCCACGCAAGCCAGAACAGGAACACCCCCCCGAGCAGGCGCAGCCAGACCGCATGTCCGAGCAGAATTGCGCAGACGGCTGCGAGCCCGAACGCGCCCAGCAGTCCGTAGCACGCATCGGCCGTAGCGGCGCCAAGCCCGCTGCTGAATGCGGCCCAGAACCCCTTCTCCAGCCCGCGCCGCAGGCACAACAGACCAATCGGCCCCACCGGTGCGGCGATGGAGAATCCGAGCACCAATCCCTTGATCAACATGGCATCATTCCGCGCAATTCGATGCCATATTCTGTGCGCCACCGCCGCCGCCCACCCATGAGGGATCGACGGTATCGCGCCGCTTTTGCCTCAGAATCGAAGGATCTTCAGGATACGTAGGCCGCCAATGTCCGATCACCCCAGGCTCGACCGCCTCAACCGCCGCCTGCTTGCCGAGCTGCAGCAGAACGCCCGCCTTCCGCTGGCCGAACTCGGGCGACGCGTCGGGCTCTCGTCGCCCGCGGTGGCCGAGCGCATCAGGCGCCTCGAGGAGCAGGGCGTGATCCGTGGCTATCGTGCGGAAGTGGACCCACACAGCATCGGCTACCCCGTCACCGCCTTCGTCGAGCTTCATATCCCGCCGGAGTCCTACACCCGTGTCGAGGCCCTGCTCGGCACCTTGCCCGCCATACGCGAAGCGCACCATGTCACCGGCCGTGCGGCCTTCATGCTCAAGGTGGTGGCGCAGTCGCTGTCCGAACTGGAAGCACTGATTGCGACTTTTGCACCTTACGGCAGCAGCGAAACGGCAGTGGTGCTATCCACCCGACTCGCTCCCAGGGCATTGCCGATTGATGGGGCAAACTAGTACGGCGTTACTCGATACGCCATTCACTCGGCGCTAGAAAACGCACCGTCACCGTGCGCAAAGCGGCCAATCCGCCCCGCCTGGCACGCATCCGGTGCGCCCTGTGGCGCGTTCTCCGCGTAAACCCGTCCTTTTTACTTGGCATGAAACTCGCTATGCTGAAACTGACCATCTGGTCAGGTTTTTGCAAACCGGTTACAGGAAGGAGCGTGCCATGACGTCTCACATTATGCTGACCTCGCATCCTCGCACCCGCTCGGGCCTTTACCACGCGGTCAAATGGGGCGCCCCCTCGGCCCGCGACCGCGGCCCCTTCGTCGCCAGCCTGAGTGATCCGGCCCAGCGTAACGTGATCGGCACGCACTCCGGGGCGTACTCACTGTACCGCGCACTCGCGGTGGCAGCAGGCAACCTGCAGAGCACGCACCGGCCTGACCTCTCCAACACCACGCCGGCCGCCGAGATCGGGCCGCATCCGCAATGGTGCGACCCGAAGAAGATCGTTTCCTTCGACCCGTGGGGCCACCGTGTCGCCGAAGAGTTCGGCCATCTGCTCGCCGCGGGCATCGACATCCGCCCGACCATCGCGGTCACCAAGGCGCACATCAACATGCCCGAACTTGCCGCAGCCATCGCGGCCGGGCGGCTCAAGCCCGACGGTGACATCCTCGCTGCCAATGGCGACGTCAAGGTCACCAAGGCCGCCATCGATCCGGTGTGGTATCTGCCCGGCATCGCCGAGCGCTTCGGCATCGGCGAGCGCGAGCTGCGCCGCACGCTGTTCGAGCAGACCGCAGGCATGTTCCCCGAACTCATCACCCGGCCCGACCTCAAGGTGTTCCTGCCCCCCATCGGCGGCATGACGCTGTACATGTTCGGCGACGTCGAAAAGCTGGGGCAGCCCGAAACAAAGGTGGCCTGCCGGGTGCACGACGAATGCAACGGCTCCGATGTGTTCGGTTCCGACATCTGCACCTGCCGCCCCTATCTCGCGCACGGTATCGAGATCTGCGTCGAGATGGCCCAGCAAGGCGGTGTCGGCCTCGTCGTGTACAACCGCAAGGAAGGCCGCGCGCTGGGCGAAGTCACCAAGTTTCTGGTGTACAACGCGCGCAAGCGCCAGAAAGGCGGCGACCGGGCCGAGACCTATTTCGCCCGCACCGAATGCGTGGCCGGCGTGCAGGACATGCGCTTCCAGGAGCTGATGCCCGACGTGTTCCACTGGCTCGGCATCAGCCGCATCCACCGCTGGGCGTCGATGAGCGACATGAAGCGCAACGCGCTGGTGTCCGCAGGCATCGACATCGTCGAGCAGGTTGCGATCCCCGACGAACTGATCCCGGCAGATGCACGGGTCGAGATGGACGCCAAGATGGCCGCAGGCTATTTCTCCCCGACCGGCGCACCGCAAGCCGATGAACTGACGCGCGCCAAGGGCCGGGGACTGAACGAATGAGCGTTGCCACGCCTATCCATGACGGCTGGTACACCCCCGTCGCGGCCGACCATCCCGCAGCGCCCCTGCTGACGGCAAGCGCCGTTCGCAAACGCTGTGCAGCCGTCATGGCAGCCGTCGAACGCGGCCGGTCGCCCTTCTTCCAGTGGAACGCCGACGCCCTGCCGGTCGCCGCGGCCTACGTGGCCGAAGCCATCCGCCGCGACTACCCCGATCTCGATGTGCCCTATCACAGCCGCTGGCGTCACTTCGAGGTGGGTGGCGTCGACCGCTGGCAAGGGCTGTGCAGCACGCTGCCCGACGCCGACGCGCTGGAACTCGCGCGCGTCGCCATCGACCTGGTGATCCCCAGCGTGCTACTCGACGCCGGCGCCGGCCCGGACTGGCGCTATCACGACGCCGCCAATGGACAGACGCACGCACGCTCGGAAGGCCTGGCAGTTGCGAGCGTCGCACTGTTTGCGAGCGGTGCGCTCTCGGATGACCCCGCCTGGCCCCTGCGCACCGACGCGAAGGCACTCTCGGCCCTGAGCGCGGCGCAGCTTGCCTCGGTATTCCAGGTCGACGCGGACAACCCCCTGGTCGGACTCGACGGACGGGCGGGCCTGCTGCGCCGCATGGGCGAGGTGATCGCCGGAACGCCCGCAGTGTTCGGCACCCCGGCCAGACTCGGCAACCTCGTCGATTACCTGCTGGCGCATGCCGACGGTGGCGTAATCGAGGCGGAGTTCATCCTCACCACCCTGCTCAAGGCGCTCGGCCCGGTGTGGCCCGGGCGGATCAGCCTGCAGGGCGTATCGCTCGGCGACTGCTGGCACCATCCCGCGCTCGAGGACGAGCTGCTGCCCTTCCACAAGCTCACACAGTGGCTCACCTATTCGCTGCTCGAACCGCTCGCGGCCGCCGGCCTCGAAGTGCGCGGCATCGACAGGCTCACCGGCCTGCCCGAGTACCGCAACGGCGGCCTGCTGCTCGACCTCGGCGTCATCCGTCCGCTCGACCCCGCGTTCCACACCACGCCGTGGCGGGTGGACTCGCCGCCCATCGTCGAGTGGCGCGCGCTGACCGTCATCGCGCTCGACCGTCTGGCCGTAGCCGTGCGCGCCGAGCTCGGGCTCGACGCTGCAGATTTTCCGCTGCCCAAGGTCCTGCAGGGCGGCACCTGGTCGGCCGGCCGGCGGATTGCCGCGCAGTTGCGCCCCGGCGGCCCGCCTCCGCTGATCATCATCAGCGACGGCACCGTTTTCTAAACCGGCAGCAGAGCAGACGGAGCGCCCCATGCACCCCAACGTCACCGAAATCGATCATCCGCTGATGAAACACAAGCTGACGATCCTGCGCAACGCCGAAACCACGACCGACAACTTCCGTCGTGTAGTGCGCGAGATCGCCGCCATGATGGCCTACGAGGTGACGCGAGACCTCGCCACCGAAATGGTCCCCATCACCACGCCGGTGGCGGATTGCGAAGCGCCCGTCATCAGCGGCAAGAAGCTGTGCCTGATCGCGATCATGCGTGCGGGCAACGGCATGATCGACGGCATGGTCGAGCTGCTGCCGGGCGCACGGGTCGGTCACATCGGTCTCTACCGCGACCCGGAAACGCTGGAAGCGGTGGAGTACTACTACAAGGTGCCGTCCGACATCGACGAGCGCCAGGTGATCGTCGTCGACCCGATGCTGGCGACCGGCAACTCCGCCAGCGCCGCACTGTCGCGGCTGAAGGAGGACGGTGTCAGCAGCATCAAGTTCGTGTGCCTGCTGGCCGCACCCGAAGGTCTGGAAACAATGGCACGCGAACATCCCGACGTGCCCATCCTGACCGCCTCGATCGACAGCCATCTGAACGAGCACGGCTACATCGTGCCCGGCCTCGGCGATGCGGGCGACCGCCTGTTCGGAACCCGATGAGAGCGCAGACCGCGACGACTGCTGATGACGCGGGGCGGCTGAAAGGCCGCATCCGTCGGCGCCAGGAAGGCGCGATGCTGAAGGCCGCCGAAAAGGTCTTTGCGCGCGCCGGCTTCCAGGGCGCAACCATGGCCGAAATCGCCGATCTCGCAGGCGTGCCCAAGGCGACGCTGCACTACTACTTCGGCTCCAAGGAAGAACTCTACCGGGCAGTGCTCGACAACATTCTCACCCTGTGGCTCGCCGAAACCGAAAGCATCACCGCCGACGCCGATCCGGCGACCGCACTGACCGCCTACGTGCGCGCCAAGATGCGCCTGAGCGCGCGCCGCCCCGACGCCTCGCGCGTGTTCGCCAACGAGATCGTGCATGGCGCGACCCATATCGGCGAATACCTGCGCACCGAACTGCGCAAGACGGTGGAAGCGCGCGCGGCGGTCATCGACCAGTGGGCGGCCGAAGGGCGGATTCTGCCCGTGGATGCCACCCATCTGTTCTTCACCATCTGGGCTGCCACGCAGACCTATGCCGACTTCGAGAGCCAGGTCTGCGCCGTCATCGGCAAGCCCCGTCTGTCGGCGTCCGACCATGAACGCGCATGTGCGCATGTGCTGACCGTCGTGCTGCGCACCTGCGGTCTGCCCTGCGCAGGCGATCACCTCCGCCAGGTTGCACCACCTCCCGCAAACACAACCCACTGAAAGGAAGTCAAGATGACCAATCGTATTCGCCGAACCCTGATTACATCGAGCCTCGCGCTGGCTGCCGCCGCAATGCTGCCGCTGTCGGTGATTGCCGCAGACAAGATCAAGGTTGCCGCGATCTACACCGTGCCCGTCGAACAGCAATGGGTGTCGCGCATCCACAAGGCGCTCAATGCGGCGCAGAGCCGCGGCGAGATCGAATACGTGTTCTCCGAGAACGTCACCAACGCCGACTACGAGCGAGTGATGCGCCAGTACGCCGAACAGGGCAAGGGCCTGATCGTGGGCGAGGCGTTTGCGGTTGAGGCCGCCGCGCGCAAGGTGGCACGCGACTATCCCAAGACTGCCTTCCTGCTCGGCTCCTCGGGCAAGCCGCAAGCACCGAACTTTTCGGTGTTTGACAACTACATCCAGGAACCGGCCTACCTCACCGGCATGATCGCCGCCGGCATGAGCAAGAGCGGCCAGATCGGCATGGTGGGTGGCTATCCGATCCCCGAGGTCAATCGCCTGATGCATGCTTTCATGGATGGCGCGCGCGAGATCAACCCCAAGGTGAAGTTCACCGTCAGCTTCATCGGCTCGTGGTTTGATCCCCCGAAGGCGAAGGAAGCCGCGTTTGCGATGA
This genomic interval from Parazoarcus communis contains the following:
- a CDS encoding putative bifunctional diguanylate cyclase/phosphodiesterase; protein product: MTPKDEANELRQAAESRLKASKDMARLDYADQARLVHELQVHQIELEIQNAELREARDNLEIALTEYTELYDFAPVGYFTLDRRGHILKLNVAAQRLLGGDSTSLSGKTLQHFVAPEDQRKFALLLQRALSPAARCSADLTLLTGDAPPRRIHVQSDAANNPRDETFRLAAMDVTERNLADDARRLSESKFNALYSAMSEGMALHEMVLDLHGNPIDYILLDVNPAYESILGLDRAAVIGCRGSQVYGLTPPPHLEQFAAVASTGHPILFETLEDPAGRVFSISAFSPAPNQFATVFVDITAQRALQRQLERIAHFDSLTGLPNRVLLADRLRQAMYLALRHGKCLAVAFIDLDGFKAVNDQYGHDVGDDLLARLAVRMKHALREGDTLARLGGDEFIAVMGDLANVEASTPMLERLLDAAAEPFQANGVAAKVSASIGVSFFPQIDDIDADQLLRQADQAMYQAKLAGKGRYQLFDARQDRSARDYHDQIAQIRLGLERSEFLLFYQPKVNMRTGKVIGLEALIRWQHPIRGLLSPAVFLPLIEDHPLTVDMGEWVINSALIQIETWLAQGLDIPVSVNIGALQLQQPNFIERLRNTLAAHPDVKPGSLELEVLETSALQDVSKTSRVISTCSEMGVRFALDDFGTGYSSLTYLMKLPAEILKIDQSFVHDLLMDPEALAILEGVIGLATAFQRQSIAEGLDSVETGIMLMRLGCEQAQGYVISPPMPADRVPDWVAGWQPDPRWAATRVIRPDQLPLLHAEVEHRAWLAAIKVALDGPHAVPLRMCVHPCRFEAWLATERGAQLLLKCGKHELHDMHRALHDQAEALVLRHEQGERTEELEPELGVFLKLKHEFLSCLEALISSDVVPPARR
- a CDS encoding VOC family protein gives rise to the protein MQPRISMITLGVRDIAASVEFYEKGLGFPRLESPPSVAFFKLNGTWLGLYGREALAEDAQVPADGSGFSGFALAHNVSSEKEVDGVIARAVKAGATLTKKPQKVFWGGYSGYFKDPDGHLWEVAHNPFMWVGPTDKPA
- a CDS encoding GNAT family N-acetyltransferase gives rise to the protein MNIRRFRAGDLPHVIALFSASVHGLAGVHYDARQRTAWAPAEPDQKLWQARLEGQQTLIAEDEGVLTGFISWAPNGHIDLLFTAPQHARKGIASALCTQVEAALSATGITTAFTEASLVARPFFERRGFVMTEAQDLDRNGVRFRRYAMQKTLTARLPPEMPPLPEA
- a CDS encoding SMR family transporter, with amino-acid sequence MQKWLFLAVAIVSEVIATSALKSSDGFSRLWPSLLVVTGYASAFYFLSLTLKFIPVAVAYAIWSGAGVALIALISWLVFGESLDTPAIIGLLLIIAGVTVLNVFSRTVSH
- a CDS encoding DUF302 domain-containing protein — its product is MKFSRLLFAFTLASTVTAASAADGLIALKSPHSAKETMNRLEEQVKAKGLNVFARIDHAAGAAKIGKTLRPTEVLIFGNPQGGTPFMECAQTVGIDLPLKALVWEDASAQVWLGYNDPAYLAKRSDVADCAVVPNLQKALAGLAGAATAP
- a CDS encoding DUF2007 domain-containing protein, whose protein sequence is MDGATLAGMKIIYRASDIVEAHIVAGMLRANGIEAHVGGHYLQGGVGDLSPMGFATVMVDEQDVDAALTLVREYDEAEPADDA
- a CDS encoding DUF1223 domain-containing protein — encoded protein: MRPCSQVLIGTAAVLALIGQPSAADHSRQDHATSNRAPQTCSAQSPATVSPLVELYTSEGCSSCPPADRWLSRLRDDPAVIALAFHVDYWDKLGWKDRFASPAYSLRQARQQAVNGARFSYTPQVVLNGQDYPRWHATPNPTSARTRTTASLALSLSHNGDEVTATILPSAGSPARLAAYWAVTEDGHFTAVRAGEIRGEGLRHDAVVREYVQVPEWDAQNGTARTLRFTPTQAESADHPRHINLVVIDAVTGKPLQALRLDC
- a CDS encoding aspartate/glutamate racemase family protein → MKTIGLIGGMSWESTMPYYRIINETVRDRLGGLHSARIVLISVDFHEIERLQSNGQWDEAGDLMADAARSLELAGADFIVLCTNTMHKVAHAIQSAVAIPMLHIADPTAAAIKRAGFSRVGLLGTRFTMEQDFYRHRLEEQHGIEVLVPNDADRADVHRIIYDELCLGTVLPASRTLYRDIITRLVDRGAEAIILGCTEISLLIGASDVKTPLFDTTAIHACHAAELALGDD
- a CDS encoding LysE/ArgO family amino acid transporter, with amino-acid sequence MLIKGLVLGFSIAAPVGPIGLLCLRRGLEKGFWAAFSSGLGAATADACYGLLGAFGLAAVCAILLGHAVWLRLLGGVFLFWLAWQTWRSVPARQAAEAEGGGLWRGYLTTMLLTLSNPMTILSFAAIFAGLGLPQGDTVQGMVLVLGVFIGSALWWCLLAGLATTLARRMGGGGLRWINRVSALVLAAFGAYSFAGLLHLPA
- a CDS encoding Lrp/AsnC family transcriptional regulator; protein product: MSDHPRLDRLNRRLLAELQQNARLPLAELGRRVGLSSPAVAERIRRLEEQGVIRGYRAEVDPHSIGYPVTAFVELHIPPESYTRVEALLGTLPAIREAHHVTGRAAFMLKVVAQSLSELEALIATFAPYGSSETAVVLSTRLAPRALPIDGAN
- a CDS encoding GTP cyclohydrolase II; translated protein: MTSHIMLTSHPRTRSGLYHAVKWGAPSARDRGPFVASLSDPAQRNVIGTHSGAYSLYRALAVAAGNLQSTHRPDLSNTTPAAEIGPHPQWCDPKKIVSFDPWGHRVAEEFGHLLAAGIDIRPTIAVTKAHINMPELAAAIAAGRLKPDGDILAANGDVKVTKAAIDPVWYLPGIAERFGIGERELRRTLFEQTAGMFPELITRPDLKVFLPPIGGMTLYMFGDVEKLGQPETKVACRVHDECNGSDVFGSDICTCRPYLAHGIEICVEMAQQGGVGLVVYNRKEGRALGEVTKFLVYNARKRQKGGDRAETYFARTECVAGVQDMRFQELMPDVFHWLGISRIHRWASMSDMKRNALVSAGIDIVEQVAIPDELIPADARVEMDAKMAAGYFSPTGAPQADELTRAKGRGLNE